One genomic region from Carboxydocella sporoproducens DSM 16521 encodes:
- the rlmD gene encoding 23S rRNA (uracil(1939)-C(5))-methyltransferase RlmD: protein MKLIITDINHQGEGVGRLAGKVYFVPGALPGEEVEIEVTEEKKSWARARIINLHVPSAERCQPHCPYFEQCGGCQLQQLAYSAQLAVKRELVQNTLKRIGKLDLGKVEVRSVLGMVEPWQYRNKVVWHVTKVNRRLRLGFFQRGGQQIIPIDYCLLLPLRLNQLKNKIEHLLNEINILPYDWRNHTGQLRHIILRQTVTGQVMVGLVTVPEVSLKRRLMELASKLLGEEGVTTVVWNINQQKTREILGRENQTLAGPGFIEEEILGLKFQVSLAAFLQVNPRQTEVLYQQAAGAAALSGGEKVIDAYCGVGSIALLMARQAAEVRGVEVVAEAIAAARVNATINRITNASFRVGLAEKILPEWEREGYRAQVIVVDPPRAGVELPALQAMAGMKPERIVYVACDVATLARDLARLQELGYEPKWVQPVDMFPHTAHVECCCCLKRKKWS, encoded by the coding sequence ATCAAGGCGAAGGAGTAGGACGCCTGGCAGGCAAGGTTTATTTTGTACCAGGAGCCCTGCCAGGAGAGGAAGTAGAAATTGAAGTAACAGAAGAAAAAAAGAGCTGGGCCCGGGCTCGCATAATAAATCTTCATGTACCATCGGCTGAACGCTGCCAGCCCCATTGCCCTTACTTTGAACAGTGCGGGGGTTGTCAGTTGCAGCAACTGGCTTATTCAGCTCAGCTGGCAGTAAAAAGAGAACTGGTACAGAATACCCTGAAACGGATTGGTAAATTAGATCTGGGAAAAGTTGAGGTCAGGTCAGTACTGGGCATGGTAGAGCCCTGGCAGTATCGCAATAAGGTTGTCTGGCATGTAACTAAAGTAAATCGCAGGTTAAGGCTGGGTTTTTTCCAGCGCGGGGGCCAGCAAATAATTCCCATTGATTACTGTCTGCTATTACCACTCCGACTAAATCAGCTTAAGAATAAAATAGAGCATCTCCTGAATGAGATTAATATCCTGCCTTATGATTGGCGTAACCATACCGGGCAGCTGAGACATATTATTTTACGGCAAACAGTTACAGGGCAGGTTATGGTGGGCCTGGTAACTGTTCCTGAGGTTAGCTTGAAGCGAAGATTAATGGAACTGGCCTCCAAATTACTAGGGGAGGAGGGTGTCACTACTGTTGTTTGGAACATTAATCAGCAAAAAACGCGCGAGATATTAGGCAGAGAAAACCAAACACTGGCAGGACCTGGCTTTATTGAGGAAGAGATACTGGGTTTAAAATTTCAGGTTTCCCTGGCAGCTTTCCTGCAGGTAAACCCACGGCAGACAGAGGTCCTTTATCAGCAGGCAGCCGGGGCAGCAGCTCTCAGCGGAGGAGAAAAAGTTATTGATGCTTATTGCGGTGTGGGATCTATTGCTCTGCTAATGGCCCGGCAGGCTGCCGAGGTTCGCGGAGTAGAGGTAGTGGCTGAAGCCATTGCTGCCGCCCGGGTGAATGCGACCATTAACAGGATAACCAATGCCAGTTTTAGAGTGGGATTGGCAGAGAAGATTTTACCGGAATGGGAGCGGGAAGGTTACCGGGCCCAGGTGATTGTGGTGGACCCCCCACGAGCCGGGGTGGAGCTTCCTGCTCTACAAGCCATGGCGGGTATGAAACCGGAAAGAATTGTTTATGTAGCCTGTGATGTGGCTACCCTGGCCCGGGATTTGGCCCGATTACAGGAACTGGGTTATGAACCGAAGTGGGTCCAACCAGTGGATATGTTTCCTCATACTGCACATGTGGAGTGTTGTTGTTGCCTAAAAAGGAAGAAGTGGAGCTAG